In the Sarcophilus harrisii chromosome 3, mSarHar1.11, whole genome shotgun sequence genome, one interval contains:
- the NABP1 gene encoding SOSS complex subunit B2 isoform X3, whose product MNGANDPHFFIKDIKPGLKNLNVVFIVLEIGRVTKTKDGHEVRSCKVADKTGSITISVWDEIGGLIQPGDIIRLTRGYASMWKGCLTLYTGRGGELQKIGEFCMVYSEVPNFSEPNPDYLGQQNKVAHGEQKNNSSASNMGTGTFGPIGSIQSMRAALFVFKIVLKAVPFS is encoded by the exons ATGAATGGGGCGAACGACCCGCACTTCTTTATAAAAGATATTAAGCCCGGGCTGAAAAACTTAAATGTCGTCTTTATTGTCCTGGAGATAG GACGAGTGACCAAAACCAAAGACGGCCACGAAGTAAGGTCATGCAAAGTAGCCGATAAGACGGGAAGCATCACTATTTCGGTGTGGGATGAAATCGGAGGTCTTATCCAGCCCGGGGATATTATTCGATTAACCCGAGG ATATGCATCCATGTGGAAAGGGTGTCTGACTCTATACACAGGAAGAGGAGGTGAACTTCAGAAAATTGGGGA attttgtATGGTATACTCAGAAGTGCCAAACTTCAGTGAACCTAACCCAGACTATCTTGGACAGCAGAACAAAGTG GCACATGgtgaacaaaaaaataattcttcagcAAGTAATATGGGTACAGGTACATTTGGGCCAATAG GAAGTATCCAAAGCATGAGAGCTGCTCTTTTCGTCTTTAAGATAGTACTGAAGGCGGTACCATTTTCATGA
- the NABP1 gene encoding SOSS complex subunit B2 isoform X1, translating into MNGANDPHFFIKDIKPGLKNLNVVFIVLEIGRVTKTKDGHEVRSCKVADKTGSITISVWDEIGGLIQPGDIIRLTRGYASMWKGCLTLYTGRGGELQKIGEFCMVYSEVPNFSEPNPDYLGQQNKVAHGEQKNNSSASNMGTGTFGPIGNGVQTGPESGRFPFSYNHAHSYAGTGRANGRGPVNPQLPATANVQPVVTTISNGRDPRRAFKR; encoded by the exons ATGAATGGGGCGAACGACCCGCACTTCTTTATAAAAGATATTAAGCCCGGGCTGAAAAACTTAAATGTCGTCTTTATTGTCCTGGAGATAG GACGAGTGACCAAAACCAAAGACGGCCACGAAGTAAGGTCATGCAAAGTAGCCGATAAGACGGGAAGCATCACTATTTCGGTGTGGGATGAAATCGGAGGTCTTATCCAGCCCGGGGATATTATTCGATTAACCCGAGG ATATGCATCCATGTGGAAAGGGTGTCTGACTCTATACACAGGAAGAGGAGGTGAACTTCAGAAAATTGGGGA attttgtATGGTATACTCAGAAGTGCCAAACTTCAGTGAACCTAACCCAGACTATCTTGGACAGCAGAACAAAGTG GCACATGgtgaacaaaaaaataattcttcagcAAGTAATATGGGTACAGGTACATTTGGGCCAATAG GAAATGGTGTACAAACTGGACCTGAATCAGGGCGATTCCCATTTTCATATAATCATGCCCACTCCTATGCAGGTACTGGGAGAGCCAATGGACGAGGACCTGTAAACCCACAGCTACCAGCAACAGCTAATGTTCAGCCAGTTGTGACCACAATAAGTAATGGGAGGGACCCCCGGAGAGCCTTTAAAAGATGA
- the NABP1 gene encoding SOSS complex subunit B2 isoform X2, whose translation MNGANDPHFFIKDIKPGLKNLNVVFIVLEIGRVTKTKDGHEVRSCKVADKTGSITISVWDEIGGLIQPGDIIRLTRGYASMWKGCLTLYTGRGGELQKIGEFCMVYSEVPNFSEPNPDYLGQQNKVAHGEQKNNSSASNMGTGTFGPIGTGRANGRGPVNPQLPATANVQPVVTTISNGRDPRRAFKR comes from the exons ATGAATGGGGCGAACGACCCGCACTTCTTTATAAAAGATATTAAGCCCGGGCTGAAAAACTTAAATGTCGTCTTTATTGTCCTGGAGATAG GACGAGTGACCAAAACCAAAGACGGCCACGAAGTAAGGTCATGCAAAGTAGCCGATAAGACGGGAAGCATCACTATTTCGGTGTGGGATGAAATCGGAGGTCTTATCCAGCCCGGGGATATTATTCGATTAACCCGAGG ATATGCATCCATGTGGAAAGGGTGTCTGACTCTATACACAGGAAGAGGAGGTGAACTTCAGAAAATTGGGGA attttgtATGGTATACTCAGAAGTGCCAAACTTCAGTGAACCTAACCCAGACTATCTTGGACAGCAGAACAAAGTG GCACATGgtgaacaaaaaaataattcttcagcAAGTAATATGGGTACAGGTACATTTGGGCCAATAG GTACTGGGAGAGCCAATGGACGAGGACCTGTAAACCCACAGCTACCAGCAACAGCTAATGTTCAGCCAGTTGTGACCACAATAAGTAATGGGAGGGACCCCCGGAGAGCCTTTAAAAGATGA